The Chloroherpetonaceae bacterium genome includes the window CAAGCGGTAGATGTAGATGCCGCTGGAAGTGCGTGTGCTGGCGTTGAACTGCACTTCGTAGTTGCCCGGCGGTTGCACTTCATTGACCAGCGTCGCCACTTCCCGACCTAAGAGGTCATAGACCTTAAGCGTAACCAGCCCAGTTTGCTGAATCGAGTATCGGATATTGGTCGTGGGGTTAAAAGGATTCGGATAGTTTTGCTCCAAGTTGTAACTGTAGCGAGGCGGACTGATGGGCTCGCGCACTTCTACCGTG containing:
- a CDS encoding T9SS type A sorting domain-containing protein; the protein is FSPELRGKGTTTSTTNYAFLDANVETGQTYTYQLRSVDFDGTVHDYAQRVTVEVREPISPPRYSYNLEQNYPNPFNPTTNIRYSIQQTGLVTLKVYDLLGREVATLVNEVQPPGNYEVQFNASTRTSSGIYIYRLQSGNFTRTMKMMLVK